One Aegilops tauschii subsp. strangulata cultivar AL8/78 chromosome 2, Aet v6.0, whole genome shotgun sequence genomic window, CTTGATGAGTATGCTACCTACATTTACCATTCTTGGCTTCCTGCTCCCGCGATTAATCTCGTGAAAAAGATTGCATTTGATTATGCATCTCCTTGCAAAAATTTCGAGAAATCCAAGCGCAAAAAAGGGTTGGGCGTGACATTGTACTCTGGCAAAGGAGCATACGTAATTCCTCCAAACTGTTTCTTGGATTTAAAAAGCTCTAGTTGTTCTCGTGTGGCTAGGCGACGCCGGTCTTGGTTCTGGGAGATCGGCAAGCACATGTACGTGCATTAAGACTGCTACGTGACGAGCCGGGTTGGCAGCCCAATTATGCGGAGGCCGAAAAACGGACGAGCGAAAGCCTGGGTCTGGGAGTTCCCACATGCTAATCTAATCATGCACGCACCAATGGCGCCATATTGACCTAAAAAAACAATGGCGCCATACGACGCGAGTCGAGCCGAACCCACTGGGATGCTTCCCTGTTACCGCCGCTCCTTGTCCGGTTGCAGTCTGGGATTCATCCACCAGAATGGTTCCGCTTCTCGCGCCATGCCATGCTGCTACTGCTGCCTCGTGCCCTCCCTCGCAGTCTCTGGGCCACCTCAGCACCGTCCCGGTTCGATGGTGGTCAAAAAACCTAGCAAAGgtataaaaataaaataaattaaagGTGGGACATTTATCCCCGGCCTCACGCCCTTTTAATACCGCCACCTCCAGAGCTCAGCTCAGCTCATCACTCCCGCACTCAACACTTCCGCcaccttggcctcctcctccatAGCTAGCTAGCAAAGCTGAGCTAGTAGAAGGTAGCAGCCACCCACAGCCACAGGGCCACGATGGCGTCGACCGCCTCCTTCCTCCCGCTGCTGGCGCTCCTGCTGGTGGCGACGGCGCATTGCTCGCCGCTGCCCCAGCGGTGCCCGCAGGCGGACCGGCAGGCGCTGCTCCGGGTGAAGCAGGCGCTGGGCAGCCCGGCGACGCTGAAGACGTGGTCGCCGGCGTCGGCGGACTGCTGCGCGTGGGACCACCTCACGTGCAACGAGGCCGGCCGCGTGAACAACGTCTTCATCGACGGCGCCGACGACGTGCGCGGCCAGATCCCGTCCGCGCTGGCGGGGCTGACGGCGCTCATGTCGCTCTCGCTCTTCCGCCTCCCGGGCCTCCAGGGCTCCATCCCGGCCTGCCTCACCTCCCTCTCCAAGCTCGAGTTCCTCACCGTCTCCCACACCAACGTCTCCGGCTCCATCCCGGAGTCCCTGGCGCGCCTCCACAGCCTCGACTCCGTGGACCTCTCCAACAACAAGCTCACGGGCTCCATCCCCAACTCCTTCGCCGACATGCCCAACCTCCGGTCGCTGGACCTCCGCCGGAACCAGCTCACCGGCCACATCCCGGCCAGCCTCGTGCAGGGGCAGTTCCGGTCGCTGGTGCTGTCCTACAACCAGCTGACGGGCCCGATCCCGCGCGACGACGCGCAGGACGAGATCAACACCGTGGATCTGTCGCACAACCAGCTGAGCGGCGACGCGTCCTTCCTCTTCTCCGAGGGGCGGCCCATCGGCAAGGTGGACCTGTCCTACAACAACCTCGAGTTCGACCTGAGCAAGCTCAAGTTCCCCAAGGAGCTCACGTACCTGGACCTGAGCCACAACCGCATCAGCGGCACCGTGCCCAGGTCGCTGGAGGCGCTGTCCACGCTGCAGACGCTGGACCTCAGCTACAACAACCTCTGCGGGCCGCTCCCCAAGCTGCACGGCGTCATGCGGCACGGCTGCAAGCCCTACGAGCACAACCTGTGCCACCGTGGGGCGCCGCTGGAGAGCAGCTGCCACCAGCTCTGAGCTCGTGAGCTCGCTCGCCGCCGGCAGGCGTACGTTATATGAGTGGTGTGTTGGCGTTCTCGTGCGCGTGCGTACGTACGTGGTTATGTGTACGAACTACGAAGGACGGTGCTTTGGGGCTTAGCAAACTAGTGGAGTGGAGCACCGCGCTGGTGGTAATGCCTGACACGCGCGGTCCTTGAGCTCTGTGTACGAAACGATAGAGATGTGTGCGTGCTGTGTGTGTGCCGTCTGGAGATGCGCCAGAGAGTGTGTGTTGCCGTGTTTGGGATGGATCATCCCAGTTACCTGATGTATCAAGTGTTAAATGGTAATTATGTTTGGCTTACTTTCACATGCTTTTCTGAGAGGCATCCAAacgttttttttcttcttctttttgagGGTAGAGGCGTCCAAATGTTGGTTGGTTTGGACTCAAGAAATGAACTCGCTGGAATTTTGGGGAAGTAGCATGTACAGTAGAGGGTGGGTGAGAACTTAAAAGTTCAGTTCATGCATGCACATACCGCAGCAGATGTCTGAAGGATTCTGAATTCTAAATACATCCGACTCAGCGTGCGCACAACATGCAAAAACTGATGGTTTCAAGCGAGAACAAAGTTTGTGTTATTGGCTGGAGATGAATCATACCCGTCGACTAATGAATGCACGCAAATAATCATATCGGCGAAGAGCAAAGTTAATAAGTTATACTAGACCGAAGCTCTGGCTAAAGCAATCAAAACACCGATTGATGAACTGCAACAACGATCATCCATATCAACCATTTATTGACATCACAAAAATTACCAGAAAGGTTGAATGACACCAACGCCTTCAAAAGGGGAATAATGCTCAAATGACATCCGGATCCAACTACAAAGAGTCAAATCTTGGGTTTTCACCGTGAAAATAATAGTCCGAGTAAATCAAAACAATGCCTTCAATAAGGCAACAGTACAAAACCACCGTCATTTCAGGAATAACCAATTAGAGTACGGCCTTGGATTTTTCACCACGGAGCTCTAGACCTGGTACTTGAAAAGCATCACCAAATCAAAATCATGTGTTGTAGCCACCATTTTCCGCTATCCCAGCAGCCACATGCATAGCACGACTTTCATGTGAAATGCCATGCAAATGATGACCACACCCGCCCAAGTAGGCAGTCAAACTGCAACAAGTGCGGTCTCTATGAAATGCACAGAACAACAAAGGTTGTCATTGCACATGCGACAAAAAATGTCGAGGAAGGAAGGTCATCAGTGCCGCCAAAATCCTAACTGGGGACACTTTGGTAGTCCCAAACTACCCTCATACTCCGGCGTCCTCGTCTACGGCGACACAATTGATCGGCAAAACAAGTTCGTCCTTCTCGCTGAATGGGAAGGTCGAAGATCCTCCAACTTATTGTGACAACCACCTAGCAGCGCAGGAACACGACGCGGTCCGTGCCCACGGGCGGAGGACCGCCTCATTGGGATGCAGAAGGGTGCCATTGTCGTCCACATACCTGCAGATGGGATCAGGGTCACCGTTGCCTCACCCCCAAAGATCACCAGCCCGTCCGGAAACACCGGCACCGCCGTTGCACAACTATAAACCTTTGGCTCAACTTGTAGCTCGTAGATCGCATCCCGCCGCTAAAGGCTACTAAAGATCGCATCCCG contains:
- the LOC109751170 gene encoding polygalacturonase inhibitor 1; the protein is MASTASFLPLLALLLVATAHCSPLPQRCPQADRQALLRVKQALGSPATLKTWSPASADCCAWDHLTCNEAGRVNNVFIDGADDVRGQIPSALAGLTALMSLSLFRLPGLQGSIPACLTSLSKLEFLTVSHTNVSGSIPESLARLHSLDSVDLSNNKLTGSIPNSFADMPNLRSLDLRRNQLTGHIPASLVQGQFRSLVLSYNQLTGPIPRDDAQDEINTVDLSHNQLSGDASFLFSEGRPIGKVDLSYNNLEFDLSKLKFPKELTYLDLSHNRISGTVPRSLEALSTLQTLDLSYNNLCGPLPKLHGVMRHGCKPYEHNLCHRGAPLESSCHQL